Proteins encoded in a region of the Streptomyces sp. NBC_00258 genome:
- a CDS encoding acyl-CoA dehydrogenase family protein, with protein MDLDFTADQDAFRAEARAWLHAHVPSPPLPSLETEEGFAAHRAWEAELAADRWSVVSWPAAYGGRDAGLLRWLVFEEEYYAAGAPGRVGQNGINLLAPTLFDHGTEEQRARILPPMASGEVVWAQAWSEPEAGSDLASLRSRAVRTDGGWLLSGQKTWSSRAAFADRAFGLFRSEPDTPKPHQGLTYLMFDLRAPGVTVRPIGRLDGKPAFAELFLDDVFVPDEDVIGEPGRGWRVAMSTAGNERGLTLRSPGRFLASADRLAALWRARGRDPFTRDRVADAVIGARAYQLFTYAGASRFLDGEPIGPESSLNKVFWSEYDIALHETALDLLGGDGELTDAGGEEHGGWAEGYVFSLAGPIYAGTNEIQRDIIAERLLGLPKGRR; from the coding sequence ATGGACCTCGACTTCACGGCCGACCAGGACGCCTTCCGCGCCGAGGCGCGCGCCTGGCTGCACGCGCACGTCCCGTCGCCGCCGCTGCCCTCCCTGGAGACCGAGGAGGGCTTCGCCGCACACCGCGCCTGGGAGGCCGAACTCGCCGCGGACCGCTGGTCGGTGGTGTCCTGGCCGGCCGCGTACGGCGGACGGGACGCGGGGCTTCTGCGGTGGCTGGTCTTCGAGGAGGAGTACTACGCGGCGGGCGCGCCGGGCCGGGTCGGCCAGAACGGCATCAACCTCCTCGCGCCGACCCTCTTCGACCACGGCACCGAGGAACAGCGGGCCCGGATCCTGCCGCCGATGGCCTCCGGCGAGGTCGTCTGGGCGCAGGCCTGGTCCGAACCCGAGGCCGGGTCCGACCTCGCCTCCCTCAGGTCCAGGGCGGTGCGCACGGACGGCGGCTGGCTGCTGAGCGGGCAGAAGACGTGGTCGTCGCGGGCCGCGTTCGCCGACCGCGCGTTCGGCCTGTTCCGCAGCGAGCCGGACACCCCGAAGCCCCACCAGGGCCTCACCTACCTGATGTTCGACCTGCGGGCGCCGGGCGTGACCGTCCGCCCGATCGGCCGCCTGGACGGCAAGCCGGCCTTCGCCGAACTCTTCCTGGACGACGTGTTCGTGCCGGACGAGGACGTGATCGGCGAGCCCGGCCGGGGCTGGCGGGTCGCCATGTCGACGGCGGGCAACGAGCGCGGTCTGACCCTCCGTTCCCCCGGCCGCTTCCTGGCCTCGGCCGACCGGCTGGCCGCGCTCTGGCGGGCGCGCGGCCGGGACCCGTTCACCCGGGACCGGGTGGCCGACGCGGTGATCGGCGCCCGCGCGTACCAGCTGTTCACGTACGCGGGCGCCTCCCGTTTCCTCGACGGCGAGCCCATCGGCCCGGAGTCCAGCCTGAACAAGGTCTTCTGGTCCGAGTACGACATCGCGCTGCACGAGACGGCGCTCGATCTCCTGGGCGGGGATGGGGAGTTGACGGACGCGGGCGGGGAGGAGCACGGCGGCTGGGCCGAGGGGTACGTCTTCTCCCTCGCCGGTCCCATCTACGCGGGCACGAACGAGATCCAGCGCGACATCATCGCCGAACGCCTTCTGGGCCTGCCGAAGGGACGCCGCTGA